Proteins encoded in a region of the Kryptolebias marmoratus isolate JLee-2015 linkage group LG14, ASM164957v2, whole genome shotgun sequence genome:
- the LOC108244760 gene encoding beta-1,3-galactosyl-O-glycosyl-glycoprotein beta-1,6-N-acetylglucosaminyltransferase 4: MKTRRLIQFLTRKQFIPSLVSLLMLSVLLLVRVKYNNVSDSLGLSGASGLQTLFKHNINCSAIYDLDPVEVGKSLIIRRKKMMEDKDESLISLTGNCSFFTQFRGYNDVCVSEEERDFPLAYSLVVHKSAWMVERLIRAIYSPNNIYCIHYDQKSSAQFISAMESLSHCLPNVFIASKREAVFYASISRLKADLNCLSDLIRSEVKWRYVVNLCGQDFPLKSNIELVSELRRLNGSNMLETSRPSKMKRQRFTFHYEIQDMSFEYQKLPVITKKEKSPPPHGIEMFIGNAYFVLSREFVLHLNSSDVVRDFLAWSEDTYSPDEHFWATLVRLPGVPGEVPRSLPDITDLMSKTRLVKWHYLEENLYPPCTGEHVRSVCIFGAAEMRWLLNYGHWFANKFDPKVDPILIQCLEEKLEEKRRLFQSKTILTCRKG, translated from the coding sequence ATGAAAACAAGACGCTTGATCCAGTTCTTGACGAGAAAGCAGTTCATCCCCTCGCTCGTGTCTCTTCTGATGCTGAGTGTCTTGCTGTTGGTCAGAGTCAAGTATAACAATGTGTCTGATTCCTTGGGTCTCTCAGGAGCTTCAGGCTTACAGACtcttttcaaacacaacattAACTGCTCAGCTATTTATGACCTGGACCCGGTGGAAGTGGGTAAATCCCTGATtatcaggaggaaaaaaatgatggaGGATAAAGATGAAAGTCTGATAAGCCTCACAGGAAACTGCTCCTTCTTTACCCAATTCAGAGGTTACAACGacgtgtgtgtttctgaggaAGAGAGAGACTTTCCTCTAGCTTATTCTTTAGTTGTACACAAAAGTGCCTGGATGGTAGAGAGGCTCATCAGGGCAATATATTCCCCCAATAACATTTACTGCATCCATTATGATCAGAAGTCCTCCGCTCAGTTCATCTCTGCCATGGAGAGTTTGTCCCACTGCCTGCCTAACGTCTTCATCGCCAGTAAGCGAGAGGCCGTTTTTTACGCGAGCATCAGTCGACTGAAGGCTGATCTCAACTGTCTGTCCGATCTTATAAGGTCAGAAGTCAAGTGGAGATACGTAGTAAACCTATGTGGCCAGGATTTCCCCCTCAAATCCAACATTGAGCTGGTGTCAGAGCTTAGGAGGTTAAATGGCTCCAACATGTTAGAGACCAGCAGACCGTCTAAAATGAAGAGGCAGAGGTTCACATTCCACTATGAGATCCAAGATATGAGTTTTGAGTATCAAAAGCTGCCCGTGAtaacaaagaaagagaagagcCCCCCACCACATGGAATAGAAATGTTCATCGGCAACGCATACTTTGTCTTGTCACGTGAATTTGTTCTGCATTTGAACTCCTCCGATGTGGTGAGGGATTTCCTGGCCTGGTCAGAGGACACCTACTCTCCAGATGAGCACTTCTGGGCCACACTGGTGCGACTGCCAGGTGTTCCTGGTGAGGTGCCCCGATCCCTGCCCGATATCACAGACCTGATGAGTAAGACCAGGCTGGTGAAGTGGCACTACCTGGAAGAGAACCTTTACCCTCCGTGCACTGGGGAACACGTTCGCAGTGTTTGCATTTTTGGGGCAGCAGAAATGCGTTGGTTACTCAACTATGGCCACTGGTTTGCCAACAAATTTGATCCCAAAGTGGATCCCATTCTGATTCAGTGCCTCGAAGAGAAGCTGGAGGAAAAACGGAGGTTGTTTCAATCAAAAACAATTCTGACGTGTCGTAAAGGTTAG